A genome region from Thermococcus gorgonarius includes the following:
- a CDS encoding MFS transporter codes for MNVMKNAEYDLAYAKKAMLVVVILPLLVMYTEAMLTPALPTIQKEFAINPNDVSWVLTIYLLVGTVSVALFGKLGDMYGKKKMFLVALGFYTLGVILNGFAPSFQWLLVTRGIQGFGMAIFPLAFSLVREEFPPKMVPQVQGMISAMFAVGMVIALPLGAWVTQNWGWRWTYHSAAPFAVLMFFLAWKVLRESRYINPGKVDWIGAVLLTVAVVPALVGVTRAPNVGWTARETLVLFSVAVVSAIILVLWEKRVENPLIPIEIISARNPAIVNIGIMFAAFGISMMSQANTYIFQMPKPYGFGKTILQSGLLMTPMALVMLIVAPIAGKLMPKVGAKPVALTGALTASIGLGILSKYVPQLPPDHLWAFIGLITLVGTGITLINISLINVLVFSVPPRAMGVATGANSLFRNFGSTWGPAIAGTIMSTYYILFHPPGAPPWVKIKIPTTKAYEVLFGTSAAIFLLLALLILALREVMKGGRIHEVENEGEKDVAVE; via the coding sequence ATGAACGTCATGAAGAACGCAGAATATGACCTGGCCTACGCAAAAAAGGCCATGCTCGTGGTGGTCATCCTCCCGCTCCTCGTCATGTACACGGAAGCGATGCTCACGCCGGCACTCCCGACGATCCAGAAGGAGTTTGCCATAAACCCCAATGACGTGAGCTGGGTTCTCACAATTTATCTCCTCGTTGGAACGGTCAGCGTCGCCCTATTTGGAAAGCTCGGCGACATGTACGGCAAGAAGAAGATGTTCCTGGTTGCGTTGGGATTCTACACGCTCGGCGTCATCCTCAACGGCTTCGCCCCGAGCTTCCAGTGGCTCCTTGTGACGAGGGGAATACAGGGATTTGGCATGGCCATCTTCCCGCTCGCCTTCTCCCTGGTTAGGGAGGAGTTCCCGCCCAAAATGGTCCCGCAGGTCCAGGGAATGATAAGCGCGATGTTTGCGGTGGGTATGGTCATAGCCCTACCGCTTGGAGCTTGGGTAACCCAGAACTGGGGCTGGCGCTGGACCTACCACTCGGCGGCACCCTTCGCGGTGCTCATGTTCTTCCTCGCATGGAAGGTTCTCCGCGAGAGCCGCTACATCAACCCGGGAAAGGTTGACTGGATTGGAGCAGTTCTTCTCACCGTCGCCGTCGTCCCGGCGCTCGTCGGCGTTACGAGGGCACCTAACGTGGGATGGACGGCCAGAGAGACGCTCGTCCTCTTCAGTGTGGCCGTAGTCAGCGCCATCATTCTCGTCCTCTGGGAGAAGAGAGTCGAGAACCCGCTGATACCAATTGAAATAATCTCCGCAAGAAACCCCGCGATAGTCAACATCGGGATAATGTTCGCGGCCTTTGGCATCTCCATGATGAGCCAGGCGAACACATACATCTTCCAGATGCCTAAGCCCTACGGTTTCGGCAAGACGATACTCCAGAGCGGTCTCCTAATGACGCCAATGGCCCTCGTTATGCTCATCGTTGCCCCGATAGCAGGAAAGCTTATGCCAAAGGTCGGCGCAAAGCCAGTCGCCCTGACCGGGGCCTTAACAGCAAGCATCGGGCTGGGAATTCTGTCGAAGTATGTCCCCCAGCTTCCGCCCGACCACCTCTGGGCGTTTATTGGACTAATAACGCTCGTTGGAACGGGCATAACGCTGATTAACATCTCCCTCATCAACGTGCTGGTCTTTTCGGTCCCTCCAAGGGCCATGGGAGTAGCAACTGGAGCGAACAGCCTCTTCAGAAACTTCGGCTCCACGTGGGGGCCAGCCATCGCCGGCACCATCATGAGCACATACTACATCCTCTTCCATCCGCCAGGGGCTCCGCCATGGGTCAAGATTAAAATCCCGACCACAAAGGCCTACGAGGTCCTCTTCGGAACCTCAGCGGCCATCTTCCTGCTTTTGGCCCTGCTGATTTTGGCTCTCAGGGAGGTCATGAAGGGCGGAAGGATCCACGAGGTGGAAAACGAGGGGGAGAAAGATGTTGCGGTGGAATGA